The window AACAAAAGTTCTTACCACTCTCAAAATGTTAATCCATTTTGttcacagttttttttttttttttcattctcttTCTACGGTTTCTTTTAATATACAGGACGATGAATGTGTTACACATACACTAATAATAGAGCATTAAAGCTTGATCGTACTTTATTTTACACAACATGTTAGTAcatgaagagaaagaagaagaaaaaaatgagtgaAATTTTGTGGTCCAACAACTTAAGCACCTTAAGATCCTTCCCCACTTTCGTTTCTGGGGTCCTTTACTTCTCTTCCAACGTTTActttcacatcttcttctcctcttgttatatatatctttcatgtgagagagagagagagagagagagagagagagaaagagagtaatACTTTGAAGATGAGTGCGAGAAGAAGCAACGCAGAAGGGAAGAGGAGTTTAATAGAAATGAGTGAGGAAGAGgagcaagaagaagatgatgatgatacttTTGTTGAAGAagacggagaagaagaagaagaggaggctTCAGAgaagaagcagaaaggcaaaGCTACAAGTAGTAGTGGAGTTTGTTGTCAGGTGGAGAGATGTACTGCGGATATGAGCAGAGCCAAACAGTACCACAAACGACACAAAGTCTGTGAGTTTCATGCCAAAGCTCCTGTTGTTCGGATCTCTGGTGGTTACCAACGTTTCTGCCAACAATGTAGCAGGTAACATCTCTTTCTTATCAAATAAATATCTTCAGCTCCAGCAACAACaaccaaaaacaagaaaaataaagatgATCAACTTTGTTTTTTAAGGTTTCACGAGCTCCGTGAGTTTGATGAAGCCAAGCGGAGTTGCAGGAGACGCTTAGCTGGACACAATGAGAGAAGGAGAAAAAGCACAAATGAATAAAACGATGGTGATGAAAGGTCTCAAAAACATGTTTCTGAATGTTAATGAAATAGGCTTTGCTTGCTCTCTTCTGTCAAGTCTCTTTTTAAGCTCCTAGTAATCTTATGTGTCTCTCTCTGTTTATCAATACTGTAATGCAATCAAAAGCTATATGCTAAACCTAAGACATCAATAAATGCATTATCAAGTAAATGCTTGAAGGTGAACATGTGTAAGAATATGTATTCAAGCCAAAATCTTAAACTAAATCCAGGAATCTATCTGTCTATGTTTTGTGATCaactttttattaataatgTGGGAGAAACTTTTGATTCTTGGCATCTATATTATGTTACAAGAAAGCTCATCAAATGTCTATTAGGTTCTAAAACTAATACTCTCAAGATGGTTGGACCCAAATCTGCATAGcatccctgagtcaagtcccaATTGTAAATCTGCATAAGATGATTTAAAAATGTCAAAAGACACTATTTTTATTTCGTATCAGATTTTATATTCAAAGAGGAAATGCAAAAATCAAGATGGCTCACAAACCGATCTCAACACTTTCAAAGTATTTGTCTCATTAGCTTTGTCTGGATAATGGTTTTCTTTTTGCTACATCAAGAGGCGAAACAGCTGACCAGAACTGTACTATAGAAACGGTAGTAAGATTCCAAACAAGATCAATCAataacaacaatttttttttacgacAGGAGTTCATGAAACTCTAAAAGAAAGATTCTTACAGCTTTGCCTCCAAGACCACCCGTGAGAACTCCTATATTACCCCATGTCAACCAAGTAACCATCTAATCAGCTTAGAATCCTCTAATATCGTGTGGATGTGATACCGCCGTAGGTACTCTCATAAACCGTTCAAAAAAAGGACAGCATTTCCAGCACATTcccttaaaaaaattaactaaaacataTTACAACGCGGAAGTTTCACCTTAACTAGCTCTGTTGGACATAATCTATAACACACAAGCGTTACATATCTATCGATGCATACTTGAAATACACCCTTTcgatatatatctatataaacTGGATGTGAAGGAAAAAAAGATCGAAATTGGGATTGAAAAGTGAGTACCTTGACGGTATCAAAAGTATGGCCGACGGCTACGGTGGCGAGACCAGACATCATTCCGGCAATGTATTCTTTATCAACGGTTTTGAATTTCagtaaagaaaaaagaattgAGGAGGAAACATTGGCAGAGAAATTTCAACATAAAGTAGTGGCACCATCAAACAAAAATCGTACAGCCGTCttagctcagtggtagagcgCGTGACTTTTAATCCCGTGGCCGTGGGTTCGATCCCCACAGACGGCGGTCTATTTTTTCCCACTttgagaaaataatattttccacAACAAGAATATCAATTCCTGGCTCGAACACAAGAACCACCTTTACTAACTATATAGATTTTACTTCGAATCAAGGATGTTACAACTTAGCCAGCCACTCGGGATGATATAACACATCAAACATGGTGCAAGAACAATTTATTGGCCGAAAATGCAAGATATATTGTTGTGGAGAATGTACGTAAGACTTGTTAAGGAATAAGAAAATCATTATCAGCTAGTAGTTTACAGTCTTTTGTAATTCGTACAAAACATAAAACTTCAGGGTAGATGAGAGAAAGAATTTAATCTAAATGTCGGACTGCTAGATATCATATATGAGCCAAAATATGCTACAATATAGTTTTGCTTTCTAGATTTCAGCAAGATATGGTCATTCTATATTGTTTTCACAAGATGAGTGATGCAAATTATATTGCTAATTGTATTTTAGAGGAAGATAGGAATCTCGATTGGTCTTGCTTACCAGGGCCGTCTCGAATTAATTTTAGGccctgttcaaaaaaaatattaatcgtatattttatcacgtaattttaatatttaataactttgtttgatatttttttaattataagttctaaatttagcattatatctaaaattttaaagttttttatcataatttatctacatattttgaaaaattcttaaattttttatttttatatttcgggGCCCTGTTCGACCGCTCCACTTGCGCGTGCTGTTAGACGGCCCTGTTGCTTACAATCCTATGAACTACGAAACATTCACATCTTGATGTAGTGTATAGATGGTGAATCTTCTTAATTTTCCTTATTGATACAATATAGTTCTGTAGTTTGCGAGTTCTGACCTAAATATGAAGCTGTGGAGTAAGATAAAGCTGCGTTGGGATTGGGATTGGGATTGTATAAGAACCAAAGGATATGCATAAAATGTATCACAATTTGACCGCGTATTATTTATAGTGTTTCCCAATACCATATTCAACAAGTAAAACTAATTATGTACACCCGTAGTCAGTAAATCACTATCATAATTTATTCTCAACACGAATAACTCATCTAACCATTTATAATTTGTTGGAGTAATCTCAAAATAGCTTGGGAAACAAGTAATCCTATTCCTATCTTGTTATGGTTATCTATAAGGTTTAGGATTATCTTGAAAGTTTATTTACTAATGAGGTTAGGAGTTATCTATTGATATAAAAGGAGTTGCAGAATTGTTGCAACACTTAAGAGAAACATTGTGATTGTGAGCTTAGGGTTTTGAGTAATTTTCCCTAAGAGATTAATAAGAGAAGCTACTTCTTGTTAACGTGTTCTTGCAATCTATCGAGA of the Brassica rapa cultivar Chiifu-401-42 chromosome A03, CAAS_Brap_v3.01, whole genome shotgun sequence genome contains:
- the LOC103857508 gene encoding squamosa promoter-binding-like protein 3; translated protein: MSARRSNAEGKRSLIEMSEEEEQEEDDDDTFVEEDGEEEEEEASEKKQKGKATSSSGVCCQVERCTADMSRAKQYHKRHKVCEFHAKAPVVRISGGYQRFCQQCSRFHELREFDEAKRSCRRRLAGHNERRRKSTNE